One window of the Thermasporomyces composti genome contains the following:
- a CDS encoding DUF5324 family protein, protein MGRQKKARTSKRRGTPIPPAEHAWDRITPAVESARERLGPAVKDVRERITPVVEDARERISPAVESARTALVEDVVPKVAGAVTSAVAATEPYRVEAVRRGSAAVAALKGEIDTRPARRRSRWLVRLLVVSALGGAAYAAYRYLVGGSNERWQPMPAPAQPTPTRPASFGRTSATSPASTSPAQRPADQTSASPDEALANHATSDASAAAQPGVKASGVEASADHPGSPNDGGASEQTSESSSQASGKRRSSGRSTRGGRTSPSSDS, encoded by the coding sequence ATGGGACGCCAGAAGAAGGCACGGACCTCGAAGCGACGGGGTACACCGATCCCACCCGCCGAGCACGCCTGGGATCGGATCACCCCAGCGGTCGAGAGCGCGAGGGAGCGTCTCGGTCCGGCCGTCAAAGACGTCCGTGAGCGAATCACACCCGTGGTGGAGGACGCACGCGAGCGCATCAGCCCCGCGGTGGAGAGCGCCCGGACCGCCCTAGTCGAGGACGTGGTTCCCAAGGTGGCGGGTGCCGTGACCAGCGCGGTCGCCGCCACGGAGCCGTACCGTGTGGAAGCCGTGCGGCGGGGGTCGGCCGCTGTCGCCGCGCTCAAGGGAGAGATCGACACACGCCCGGCTCGTCGCAGGTCACGCTGGCTGGTCCGCCTCCTCGTCGTGTCGGCGCTCGGCGGTGCGGCCTACGCCGCCTACCGCTACCTCGTGGGCGGGAGCAACGAGCGATGGCAGCCGATGCCGGCGCCGGCGCAGCCCACGCCGACGAGACCGGCGAGCTTCGGCCGCACCAGCGCGACGAGCCCAGCCTCAACGAGCCCAGCCCAGCGGCCTGCCGATCAGACGAGTGCGTCGCCGGACGAGGCCTTGGCGAACCACGCGACGTCGGACGCCTCGGCCGCCGCTCAGCCCGGCGTCAAGGCGTCGGGTGTCGAGGCGTCGGCGGACCACCCGGGTTCTCCGAACGACGGGGGCGCCAGCGAGCAAACGTCGGAGAGCTCGAGCCAGGCGAGCGGCAAGCGGCGCTCGTCCGGCCGATCGACCCGCGGCGGCCGGACGTCGCCCTCGTCCGACTCCTGA
- a CDS encoding peptidylprolyl isomerase, with amino-acid sequence MSEEPYAILHTSVGDIVLRLFPDHAPKTVKNFIGLAQGTREWIDPATGQKTTKRFYDGLTFHRVIEGFMIQGGCPLGTGTGGPGYRFDDEIHPDLRFDRPYLLAMANAGPNTNGSQFFITVSPTPHLNARHTIFGEVADEESRAVVDRISKVPTGPMDRPIEPVVMTSVDVEMREV; translated from the coding sequence GTGAGCGAGGAGCCCTACGCCATACTTCACACCTCGGTCGGGGACATCGTGCTGCGGCTCTTCCCCGACCACGCCCCCAAGACGGTGAAGAACTTCATCGGCCTCGCCCAGGGGACCCGCGAGTGGATCGACCCCGCGACCGGACAGAAGACCACCAAGCGCTTCTACGACGGGTTGACGTTCCACCGGGTCATCGAGGGCTTCATGATCCAGGGTGGCTGTCCACTTGGGACGGGTACCGGCGGGCCTGGCTACCGCTTCGACGACGAGATCCACCCGGACCTGCGCTTCGACCGGCCGTACCTGCTGGCGATGGCGAACGCTGGACCCAACACGAACGGGTCACAGTTCTTCATCACGGTGTCGCCCACACCCCACCTCAACGCCCGGCACACGATCTTCGGTGAGGTCGCCGACGAGGAGAGTCGGGCCGTGGTCGACCGGATCAGCAAGGTGCCGACGGGCCCCATGGATCGGCCGATCGAACCCGTGGTCATGACGTCGGTCGACGTCGAGATGCGTGAAGTGTGA
- a CDS encoding rhomboid family intramembrane serine protease — protein sequence MTDLPRPDDGTGTEEPRPPGSVPVCYRHPERESYIRCQRCGRFICPDCQRQAAVGFQCVECVREAARTMPTIRTRFGGVVRGGGAVVTKVILGLNVAVFALTFLLGPAFEQWLMLIGRPWFLTPEIGEAPGVAGGAYWRLLTAAFLHLDLWHLLINMFSLWVLGPPLEYLLGRFRFAALYLGSALAGSAVAYAFTSPLVPVVGASGAIFGLFGATVVLARRMRADMSWFVGILAINIVLNVVFRSFLSWQGHLGGFLAGLAIGAALVYAPRERRDLVQALGFALVMAATIGLIVWRTSQLTGDYAGF from the coding sequence GTGACTGACCTACCCCGCCCCGATGACGGCACCGGTACCGAGGAGCCGCGTCCCCCTGGCTCGGTACCGGTCTGCTACCGCCATCCCGAACGGGAGTCCTACATCCGCTGCCAGCGTTGCGGGCGCTTCATCTGTCCCGACTGTCAGCGGCAGGCGGCGGTGGGCTTCCAGTGCGTCGAGTGCGTTCGCGAGGCTGCCCGCACGATGCCGACGATCCGAACCAGGTTCGGCGGCGTCGTGCGGGGTGGTGGCGCTGTCGTCACTAAGGTCATCCTCGGCCTCAACGTGGCCGTGTTCGCCTTGACGTTCCTGCTGGGGCCCGCCTTCGAGCAGTGGCTCATGCTGATCGGCCGACCGTGGTTCCTCACACCCGAGATCGGCGAGGCGCCCGGCGTGGCGGGAGGTGCCTACTGGCGACTGCTCACCGCGGCGTTCCTGCACCTCGACCTGTGGCACCTGCTGATCAACATGTTCTCCCTCTGGGTCCTCGGCCCGCCGCTGGAGTACCTCCTCGGTCGCTTCCGCTTCGCCGCCCTCTATCTCGGCAGCGCGCTCGCGGGTTCCGCGGTGGCGTACGCGTTCACTTCGCCCCTTGTGCCCGTGGTGGGTGCCTCTGGAGCGATCTTCGGCCTCTTCGGCGCCACGGTCGTCCTGGCCCGACGCATGCGTGCGGACATGAGCTGGTTCGTCGGGATCCTCGCCATCAACATCGTGCTCAATGTGGTCTTCCGAAGCTTCCTGTCGTGGCAGGGCCACCTGGGCGGCTTCTTGGCCGGTCTCGCGATCGGAGCGGCGCTCGTGTACGCCCCGCGGGAGCGCCGTGACCTCGTCCAGGCGCTCGGCTTCGCTCTCGTGATGGCGGCGACGATCGGGCTGATCGTGTGGCGGACCAGTCAGCTCACCGGCGACTATGCCGGCTTCTAG
- the crgA gene encoding cell division protein CrgA, which produces MPESRNRKKQVFTPPPEKAPAKAIHGGRWVAPVMLTCFIVGLLWLVVFYLAGSEIPLMRDLNNWNILVGMGLIAIGFVVSTQWR; this is translated from the coding sequence GTGCCTGAGTCGCGCAACCGGAAGAAGCAGGTGTTCACCCCGCCGCCGGAGAAGGCGCCGGCGAAGGCCATCCACGGTGGCCGGTGGGTCGCGCCTGTCATGCTCACCTGCTTCATCGTGGGTCTGCTCTGGCTGGTCGTCTTCTACCTGGCCGGGAGCGAGATCCCCCTCATGCGCGACTTGAACAACTGGAACATCCTCGTCGGCATGGGGCTCATCGCCATCGGCTTCGTCGTGTCCACCCAGTGGCGCTGA
- a CDS encoding DUF881 domain-containing protein — protein MYRLLAAVTFGLAGFLGVTSAVSAAGTDLRAERQTDIADLARAQLQRARELDAELADLREEVDELLARQSGDEEAQVAQKELERIAPVAGLTAVTGPGVAVTLDDAPPSARSSDVDPDALVVHQQDIQAVANALWAGGAEAMTIQGQRIISTSAIRCVGNSVVLHGIPYPPPYRIEAVGDVDGMIRALEKSPQVEAYLSYAKDPRYGLGWKLERLPSVTIPAFDGSLTLDYARSADDASR, from the coding sequence GTGTACCGCCTGCTTGCGGCCGTGACCTTCGGCCTCGCCGGCTTCCTGGGCGTCACCAGCGCGGTGAGTGCCGCCGGTACCGACCTGCGTGCCGAACGCCAGACCGACATCGCCGATCTCGCCCGCGCCCAGCTGCAGCGCGCCCGCGAGCTCGACGCCGAGCTGGCGGATCTGCGCGAGGAGGTCGACGAGCTGCTCGCGCGTCAGTCCGGTGACGAGGAGGCTCAGGTCGCCCAGAAGGAGCTGGAGCGCATCGCGCCGGTCGCCGGCCTCACTGCCGTCACGGGGCCTGGGGTCGCGGTGACCCTCGATGACGCGCCGCCGAGCGCGCGTTCCTCGGACGTGGATCCCGACGCTCTCGTCGTCCATCAGCAGGACATCCAGGCGGTGGCCAACGCGTTGTGGGCCGGTGGCGCCGAGGCGATGACCATCCAGGGTCAGCGCATCATCTCGACGTCGGCCATCCGTTGTGTCGGGAACTCCGTCGTCTTGCACGGGATCCCGTACCCGCCGCCCTACCGCATCGAGGCCGTCGGTGACGTGGACGGCATGATTCGGGCCCTGGAGAAGTCTCCCCAGGTCGAGGCCTACCTGAGCTATGCCAAGGACCCCCGCTACGGCTTGGGCTGGAAGCTCGAGCGCCTGCCCTCGGTGACCATCCCGGCCTTTGACGGGTCGCTCACGCTCGACTACGCGAGGTCCGCCGACGACGCGAGCCGCTGA
- a CDS encoding aminodeoxychorismate/anthranilate synthase component II — translation MTARVLVVDNYDSFVYNLVQYLYQLGVECDVRRNDELCPRDVDGFAGVLLSPGPGTPEEAGVCVDLIRYAAGRVPIFGVCLGLQAIAVAYGATVSRAPELLHGKTSRIRHSGVGVLAGLPNPFTATRYHSLAVESATVPTELEITAWTDSGVVMALRHRDLACEGVQFHPESVLTEGGHRMLANWLEVCGVDGAVERSAGLAPVVDR, via the coding sequence GTGACCGCGCGTGTCCTCGTCGTCGACAACTACGACTCGTTCGTCTACAACCTCGTCCAATACCTCTACCAGCTCGGCGTCGAATGTGACGTTCGTCGCAACGACGAGCTCTGTCCGCGCGACGTCGACGGCTTCGCCGGTGTGCTCCTCTCGCCCGGCCCTGGCACCCCCGAGGAGGCCGGAGTCTGTGTGGACCTCATCCGGTACGCCGCCGGGCGGGTCCCGATCTTCGGTGTCTGCTTGGGTCTCCAGGCGATCGCCGTGGCCTACGGTGCGACGGTCAGCCGAGCACCTGAGCTGCTGCACGGCAAGACCAGCCGGATCCGACACTCCGGCGTCGGGGTTCTGGCGGGCCTGCCCAACCCCTTCACCGCGACCCGGTACCACTCCCTCGCGGTCGAGTCGGCCACCGTGCCCACGGAGCTCGAGATCACCGCGTGGACGGACTCGGGCGTGGTGATGGCGCTCCGCCACCGCGACCTGGCCTGTGAGGGTGTGCAGTTCCATCCCGAGTCCGTGCTCACCGAGGGCGGTCACCGCATGCTCGCCAACTGGCTGGAGGTCTGCGGCGTCGACGGCGCGGTCGAGCGCTCGGCCGGTCTCGCGCCCGTCGTCGATCGCTGA
- the pknB gene encoding Stk1 family PASTA domain-containing Ser/Thr kinase yields MTERRFLGGRYDLGEVLGHGGMAEVRIGIDRRLGRTVAVKTLRHDLATDPTFQARFRREAQSAASLNHPSIVAVYDTGEEIIDGVSVPYIVMEYVEGRTLRDVLREGRRILPERALEITADILDALEYSHRAGIVHRDIKPGNVMLTPQGDVKVMDFGIARAVADASATMTQTAAVIGTAQYLSPEQARGETVDARSDIYSTGCLLYELLTGRPPFVGDSPVSVAYQHVREEPRPPSMLDPEVPPVADAITLKALQKKPIDRYQSAAEMREDIDRALAGQAVTAPVVPVDATARFLPPDEPMDPQPTAQWEPPPEEEPEEDEGPDRARKVAYVMLAISILFVLGVAAFIGYRTLFGSANTVTTPTLLNRTQEEAERILAQNDLRLGEVRTEASETVPEGLVMSQHPAPGDPVEVNGTVDITISSGQPEVEIPEVVGMQVDEARALLESKGFEVTDREDPESDEPEGTVVAVEPEEGERVPAGSEVVLIYSSGLIEVPDVVGEDQSDAERRLERAGFRPRPIFRTTSDASPGTVIEQTPSAGQRRERGTTVTIVIAAAPQPEPEPEPEPEPEPEPEPEPEPEPEPEPEPEPEPSPSPTETPRPTPTPPQEG; encoded by the coding sequence ATGACTGAGCGACGCTTCCTCGGAGGTCGCTACGACCTAGGCGAGGTGCTCGGTCACGGGGGGATGGCCGAGGTACGGATCGGTATCGACCGTCGGTTGGGACGCACTGTGGCGGTCAAGACACTGCGCCACGACCTCGCGACCGACCCGACATTCCAGGCCAGGTTCCGGCGGGAGGCGCAGTCAGCGGCGTCACTGAACCACCCGTCCATCGTCGCCGTCTACGACACCGGCGAGGAGATCATCGACGGCGTCTCCGTGCCGTACATCGTGATGGAGTACGTCGAGGGACGCACGCTCCGTGACGTGCTCCGAGAGGGCCGGCGCATCCTGCCGGAGCGCGCCCTCGAGATCACCGCTGACATCCTCGACGCCCTGGAGTACAGCCACCGGGCGGGCATCGTCCACCGCGACATCAAGCCCGGCAACGTGATGCTCACCCCACAGGGCGACGTCAAGGTCATGGACTTCGGCATCGCCCGCGCAGTGGCCGACGCGTCGGCGACGATGACGCAGACCGCGGCGGTGATCGGTACCGCGCAGTACCTCTCTCCGGAGCAAGCGCGGGGCGAGACGGTCGACGCGCGCAGCGACATCTACTCCACTGGCTGCCTGCTCTACGAGCTGCTCACGGGCCGTCCGCCGTTCGTGGGCGACTCCCCCGTGTCGGTGGCCTACCAGCACGTCCGGGAGGAGCCGCGGCCGCCGTCCATGCTGGACCCCGAGGTGCCTCCGGTCGCGGACGCGATCACGCTCAAGGCTTTGCAGAAGAAGCCGATCGACCGGTACCAGTCCGCGGCGGAGATGCGCGAGGACATCGATCGCGCGCTCGCCGGCCAGGCCGTGACCGCCCCGGTGGTTCCCGTCGACGCCACCGCCCGGTTCCTTCCGCCGGATGAGCCGATGGACCCTCAACCCACCGCGCAGTGGGAGCCGCCTCCGGAGGAGGAGCCCGAGGAAGACGAAGGTCCGGACCGAGCCCGCAAGGTCGCCTACGTCATGCTGGCGATCTCGATCCTCTTCGTCCTCGGCGTCGCAGCGTTCATCGGCTATCGGACGCTGTTCGGCAGCGCCAACACGGTGACCACGCCGACGCTGCTCAATCGCACGCAGGAAGAGGCGGAGCGGATCTTGGCGCAGAACGACCTGCGTCTGGGCGAGGTCCGTACCGAGGCGAGCGAGACGGTGCCCGAGGGCCTGGTGATGTCCCAGCACCCGGCTCCGGGTGACCCGGTCGAGGTCAACGGCACGGTCGACATCACGATCTCCAGTGGCCAACCCGAGGTCGAGATCCCCGAGGTCGTCGGCATGCAGGTCGACGAGGCCCGGGCGCTTCTGGAGTCGAAGGGTTTCGAGGTCACCGATCGCGAAGACCCCGAGTCGGACGAGCCGGAGGGCACCGTCGTCGCGGTCGAGCCCGAGGAGGGCGAGCGCGTTCCCGCCGGCTCCGAGGTGGTCCTCATCTACTCCAGTGGCCTGATCGAGGTCCCCGACGTGGTCGGAGAAGACCAGTCCGACGCGGAACGGCGGCTGGAGCGGGCCGGCTTCCGTCCGCGCCCGATCTTCCGGACGACCTCCGACGCCTCGCCGGGCACCGTCATCGAACAGACCCCGTCCGCGGGCCAGCGACGGGAGAGGGGTACGACGGTGACGATCGTCATCGCCGCCGCTCCCCAGCCCGAGCCGGAACCCGAACCCGAACCCGAGCCGGAACCCGAGCCGGAACCCGAGCCCGAACCGGAACCCGAGCCGGAGCCCGAGCCCGAACCGGAGCCGTCTCCAAGCCCCACGGAGACGCCCCGGCCGACGCCCACACCACCGCAGGAGGGCTAA
- a CDS encoding peptidoglycan D,D-transpeptidase FtsI family protein, producing the protein MNRPIRRVAVAFMVLFFALLANVNYIQAYKADEYNKREGNTRVLLDEYARQRGPIVVDGTPVAYSVRTDDDLVYLRRYRDPHLYAHLTGFYSFTLGRRAIESAQNDVLAGTDSRLFVRRVVDMITNRQPQGGSVQLTIDPRVQQAAYEGLKGKVGAVVALEPKTGKVLAMVSRPSYDPNKLSSHSSRSIQKAWEELLEDPSNPWENRAAERHYPPGSTFKLVTAAAALSSGRYEADTLVSAPAELDLPLTTVNMTNWQDGLCGSSDRITLTEALATSCNTAFAAVGMDLGEDALREQAEKFGFGTTFLPEVRGVASVFPDELNAPQLAQSSIGQFDVRATPLQMAMVTAAIANDGKVMKPYVVESLSGPDLQTLEVTEPEVVSEAVSPQVANALKQMMVEVVENGTGKPVKIDGIQVGGKTGTAQTTPDRPPYAWFVSFAPADDPQVAVAVVIEKANVGRSEISGGRLAAPIAKSVMEAVIGK; encoded by the coding sequence ATGAACCGCCCGATCCGCCGCGTCGCGGTGGCCTTCATGGTGCTCTTCTTCGCCTTGCTCGCCAACGTCAACTACATCCAGGCGTACAAGGCGGACGAGTACAACAAGCGCGAAGGCAACACGCGGGTTCTCCTCGACGAGTACGCCCGGCAGCGCGGCCCCATCGTGGTCGACGGCACCCCGGTGGCGTACTCGGTGCGCACCGACGACGACCTCGTCTACCTCCGGAGGTACCGCGACCCCCACCTGTACGCGCACCTGACCGGCTTCTACTCCTTCACGCTGGGCCGCCGTGCGATCGAAAGCGCCCAGAACGACGTGCTCGCCGGCACAGACAGCCGACTCTTCGTGCGCCGGGTCGTCGACATGATCACCAACCGGCAGCCGCAAGGCGGCAGTGTCCAGTTGACGATCGACCCTCGTGTCCAGCAAGCCGCCTACGAAGGGCTGAAGGGCAAGGTCGGCGCGGTGGTGGCGCTCGAGCCGAAGACCGGCAAGGTCCTGGCCATGGTCAGCCGGCCGTCGTACGACCCCAACAAGCTGTCGTCGCACAGCTCGCGGTCGATCCAGAAAGCGTGGGAAGAGCTCCTCGAGGATCCCTCCAATCCGTGGGAGAACCGCGCCGCCGAGCGGCACTATCCCCCGGGCTCGACGTTCAAGCTCGTCACCGCGGCGGCGGCGCTGTCCTCTGGCCGCTACGAGGCGGACACGCTGGTGTCAGCTCCAGCCGAGCTCGACCTTCCACTCACCACGGTCAACATGACCAACTGGCAGGACGGCCTGTGCGGATCGTCCGACCGGATCACCCTCACCGAGGCGCTCGCCACCTCCTGCAACACCGCCTTCGCGGCGGTGGGCATGGATCTCGGGGAGGACGCGCTGCGCGAGCAGGCGGAGAAGTTCGGCTTCGGCACCACGTTCCTCCCGGAGGTTCGCGGCGTCGCGAGCGTCTTCCCCGACGAGCTCAACGCGCCGCAGCTGGCGCAAAGCTCGATCGGCCAGTTCGACGTGCGAGCGACACCCTTGCAGATGGCGATGGTCACCGCCGCCATCGCCAACGACGGCAAGGTCATGAAGCCGTACGTCGTCGAGAGCCTGAGCGGCCCGGACCTCCAGACTCTGGAGGTCACCGAGCCCGAGGTGGTCTCCGAAGCCGTCTCACCTCAGGTCGCCAACGCGCTCAAGCAGATGATGGTCGAGGTCGTCGAGAACGGCACCGGTAAGCCGGTGAAGATCGACGGCATCCAAGTGGGCGGCAAGACCGGGACGGCGCAGACCACGCCCGATCGGCCACCATACGCGTGGTTCGTGTCCTTCGCGCCGGCTGACGACCCACAGGTCGCTGTGGCTGTCGTCATCGAGAAGGCCAACGTCGGTCGTAGCGAGATCTCCGGCGGACGCCTGGCCGCACCTATCGCGAAATCCGTCATGGAGGCGGTGATCGGCAAGTGA
- a CDS encoding FtsW/RodA/SpoVE family cell cycle protein translates to MSEVHTYTAVPFRKRRNAELLLTVIALAVAVGAYAIVSLTMKGEISNQVVSYGVGLSLLVGIAHIVVRIRAPYADPILLPCVVLLNGIGLAMIHRLDVTKVENAVAAGKDLPRTEAPLQLTWTAVGIAGFVLVLLLLRDHRWLQRVTYTMLFSGVVLLLLPLVPGLGVRFQGAQIWVRFAGMSFQPGEIAKVCLIIFFAGYLVVKKDALALAGRRFLGIDLPRGRDLGPILSAWLISLGILVFQRDLGTALLFFGAFVILLYVSTERPGWVFVGGTLFLGGAWFAYFGATVLHIDQFSHVANRVDSWLHPFAPENRDGAYQIIQSLYGLAYGGILGRGLGEGHPTLVPLAKSDFIFAALGEELGLTGLMALLLLYGIIVERGLRTALICRDPFGKLLATGFAAIFALQVFVVIGGVTKLIPLTGLTTPFLSYGGSSLVANWALVALLLRISDYARRPAVTPVQPTEDALTQVVMRR, encoded by the coding sequence GTGAGCGAGGTCCACACCTACACCGCTGTTCCGTTCCGTAAGCGTCGGAACGCGGAACTCCTCCTGACCGTCATCGCCCTCGCGGTGGCGGTGGGGGCCTACGCCATCGTCAGCCTGACGATGAAGGGGGAGATCAGCAACCAGGTCGTCTCCTACGGCGTGGGACTCTCCCTGTTGGTCGGGATCGCCCACATCGTCGTCCGCATCCGCGCGCCCTACGCGGACCCGATCCTCCTCCCGTGCGTGGTGCTCCTCAACGGCATCGGACTGGCGATGATCCACCGGCTCGACGTGACGAAGGTGGAGAACGCCGTGGCCGCCGGTAAGGACCTCCCCAGGACGGAGGCGCCGCTCCAGCTGACCTGGACCGCGGTGGGGATCGCCGGGTTCGTGCTCGTCCTGCTGCTGCTCCGCGACCACCGGTGGTTGCAGCGCGTCACCTACACCATGCTGTTCTCCGGCGTGGTGCTGCTCCTGCTGCCGCTCGTCCCTGGCCTGGGCGTCCGCTTCCAGGGAGCCCAGATCTGGGTGCGGTTCGCGGGCATGTCGTTCCAGCCGGGCGAGATCGCCAAGGTGTGCCTCATCATCTTCTTCGCGGGCTACCTCGTGGTGAAGAAGGACGCCCTCGCGCTGGCAGGCCGGCGCTTCCTCGGCATCGACCTACCGCGCGGCCGCGACCTGGGTCCGATCTTGTCGGCGTGGCTGATCAGCCTCGGCATCCTGGTCTTCCAGCGGGACCTGGGAACGGCCCTGCTGTTCTTCGGCGCGTTCGTGATCCTGCTCTACGTCTCGACCGAGCGTCCCGGCTGGGTGTTCGTCGGCGGGACGCTCTTCCTCGGCGGTGCGTGGTTCGCCTACTTCGGCGCCACGGTCCTCCACATCGACCAGTTCTCCCACGTCGCCAACCGGGTCGACTCCTGGCTGCACCCGTTCGCGCCCGAGAACAGGGACGGCGCCTACCAGATCATCCAGTCGCTGTACGGCCTGGCCTACGGCGGCATCCTCGGTCGCGGTCTCGGCGAGGGGCACCCCACGTTGGTCCCGCTCGCCAAGAGCGACTTCATCTTCGCCGCGCTCGGCGAGGAGCTGGGCCTCACCGGCCTCATGGCGCTGCTGCTGCTCTACGGGATCATCGTCGAACGCGGTCTGCGGACCGCGCTCATCTGCCGTGACCCGTTCGGCAAGCTGCTCGCCACCGGGTTCGCGGCGATCTTCGCGCTCCAGGTCTTCGTCGTCATCGGCGGAGTCACCAAGCTGATCCCACTGACGGGCCTGACCACGCCGTTCCTCTCCTACGGCGGGTCCTCGCTGGTGGCGAACTGGGCACTCGTCGCCCTCCTCCTGCGCATCAGCGACTACGCTCGTCGGCCGGCGGTCACGCCGGTCCAGCCAACCGAGGACGCGCTGACGCAAGTGGTGATGCGCCGGTGA